In one window of Lewinella sp. 4G2 DNA:
- the rnr gene encoding ribonuclease R, with translation MANKKTKGAKLKARDLERAILKELKLNDRKQYNPKQLIRKLKIKNSQDSVLSALEKLEQQKTVRSNGDYKYQIARNYQQQTSSDYIEGRVDKTRSGDAYIVVDGDDQDIFVPGRRLGNAQDGDKVKVRYWTLTRRRKPEGEVTEVLERSVTHFVGTYKEYPKYAEVEVDQPGSTTKLLVAVHRAENLGAETNEKVVVRIDNWEANRFGQLSGTLTAVLGEEGSSEIEMQSILINNGFQITFPDDVIAESEALPAKISPQEINIRRDMREVTTFTIDPLTAKDFDDALSIQHLENGQIEVGVHIADVSHYVRPGSALDREAAERTTSVYLVDRVCPMLPERISNELCSLRPHEDKLTFSAVFTLDPKTYQIRKRWFGRTVTHSDRRFTYEEAQEVLDTDKGDFVEELHLLDKISKVLRKKRFKEGAIDFATNEVRFRLADDGTPLEVYIKERIDTNMLIEDFMLLANKEVATYIIKKEERLKENIPFVYRVHDEPDIDKVTELARFAESLGYEMDLRTPQSIAKSYTALLSKAAEDPMVKMLSPIAIRTMAKAIYTTENIGHYGLGFDNYSHFTSPIRRYADVLVHRILDKNLEKGSLYKANAMKLEETCKHISAQERKATTAERESIKYKQTEFMLDNIGEEFDGIINGLADFGVFVELSANFVEGMISYDDMDEPYDIGPGKLYITGKKSGKRLKMGDALRVRIEDVDLDRRRIDMALVDVLEIHGTSGEDEQKAKRTPRSNSSGSTRPSRSKTRKSSKSGAAAGANKGPRKGRGGKRR, from the coding sequence ATGGCTAATAAGAAAACGAAGGGCGCAAAGCTCAAGGCGCGTGATTTGGAACGCGCAATCCTCAAGGAACTGAAACTGAACGACCGCAAGCAGTACAATCCCAAACAACTCATCCGGAAACTGAAGATCAAAAACTCTCAGGATTCCGTCCTCTCCGCACTGGAGAAACTCGAACAGCAAAAGACTGTACGCAGCAACGGCGACTACAAGTACCAGATCGCCCGCAATTACCAGCAACAAACCAGCTCGGACTACATCGAAGGCCGCGTCGACAAAACCCGCTCCGGCGATGCTTACATCGTCGTGGACGGTGACGACCAGGACATCTTCGTCCCCGGCCGCCGCCTCGGCAACGCCCAGGATGGTGATAAGGTGAAGGTCCGCTACTGGACGCTCACCCGCCGCCGCAAGCCGGAGGGAGAAGTGACGGAAGTCCTCGAACGCAGCGTCACTCACTTCGTCGGTACCTACAAAGAGTACCCTAAGTACGCCGAAGTCGAGGTCGACCAGCCCGGCAGCACGACCAAGCTGCTCGTCGCCGTCCACCGCGCCGAGAACCTCGGGGCGGAGACGAACGAGAAAGTCGTCGTCCGCATCGATAACTGGGAAGCCAACCGCTTCGGCCAGTTGTCGGGAACGCTCACGGCCGTCCTCGGCGAGGAAGGCAGCAGCGAGATCGAGATGCAGTCCATCCTCATCAACAATGGCTTCCAGATCACCTTCCCGGATGACGTCATCGCCGAGAGCGAGGCACTACCCGCCAAGATCAGCCCCCAGGAGATCAACATCCGCCGCGACATGCGGGAGGTGACCACCTTCACGATTGACCCCCTGACCGCCAAGGACTTCGATGACGCGCTTTCCATCCAACACCTGGAGAATGGCCAGATCGAGGTCGGTGTCCACATTGCGGACGTGAGCCACTACGTCCGGCCCGGCAGTGCCCTCGACCGGGAGGCCGCCGAACGCACGACGAGCGTTTACCTCGTCGATCGGGTTTGCCCGATGCTCCCCGAGCGCATCTCCAACGAACTCTGTTCCCTCCGCCCCCACGAGGACAAACTGACCTTCTCGGCCGTTTTCACGCTGGACCCCAAGACCTACCAGATCCGCAAACGCTGGTTTGGCCGCACCGTCACCCACTCCGACCGCCGCTTCACCTACGAGGAGGCCCAGGAAGTGCTGGATACGGATAAAGGCGACTTTGTCGAGGAGCTCCACCTGCTCGACAAGATCTCCAAGGTGCTCCGCAAGAAGCGCTTCAAGGAAGGCGCCATCGATTTCGCGACCAACGAGGTCCGCTTCCGCCTGGCGGATGACGGCACCCCGCTGGAAGTTTACATCAAGGAGCGTATCGACACCAATATGTTGATCGAGGACTTCATGTTGCTCGCCAACAAGGAGGTCGCCACCTACATCATCAAGAAGGAGGAACGGCTGAAGGAGAACATCCCCTTCGTCTACCGCGTCCACGACGAGCCCGACATCGACAAGGTGACCGAACTGGCCCGCTTCGCCGAATCCCTCGGCTACGAGATGGACCTGCGCACGCCGCAAAGTATCGCCAAGTCCTACACCGCCCTGCTCTCCAAAGCCGCCGAAGACCCCATGGTGAAGATGCTTTCGCCCATTGCGATCCGTACGATGGCCAAGGCCATTTATACTACGGAAAACATCGGCCACTACGGGCTGGGCTTCGATAATTACAGCCACTTCACGAGCCCCATCCGCCGCTACGCCGACGTGCTGGTGCACCGGATCCTGGATAAGAACCTCGAAAAGGGCAGCCTCTACAAGGCCAACGCCATGAAACTCGAGGAAACTTGCAAGCACATCTCCGCCCAGGAGCGCAAGGCGACCACCGCCGAACGGGAATCCATCAAGTACAAGCAGACCGAGTTCATGCTCGATAACATCGGCGAGGAATTCGACGGCATCATCAATGGCCTGGCCGACTTCGGCGTCTTCGTGGAACTCAGCGCCAACTTCGTAGAAGGCATGATCAGCTACGACGATATGGACGAGCCCTACGACATCGGCCCCGGCAAACTCTACATCACCGGCAAAAAATCCGGCAAGCGCCTGAAGATGGGCGACGCCCTCCGCGTCCGCATCGAAGACGTAGACCTCGACCGCCGCCGCATCGATATGGCCCTGGTGGACGTGCTTGAAATTCACGGCACTTCTGGGGAAGATGAGCAAAAGGCTAAGCGAACTCCTCGTTCTAACAGTAGCGGTAGCACCCGCCCATCCCGTTCTAAAACCCGAAAGTCTTCCAAATCAGGCGCTGCCGCAGGTGCGAACAAAGGACCTAGGAAGGGACGTGGGGGGAAGCGGCGTTAG
- a CDS encoding IS630 family transposase, producing MSLILTKDELEALQLEQNTAGLSKRRYRKVTVLIMLHQGHSVKTIEAALGIDDNTIYRYQRAYYKAGLSDFLDDSYVAYTGRLTDKQEEALAKHLDDYLYPDAKSIAAYVLERFGVDYSVGGMTDLLHRLGFVFKKSKSVPAKADEEAQRAFVEEELPALLEEVATGDAVVYYADGCHPTHNTKTSRGWIRKGEDFEVDCNNGRQRVNINAAVNALKPEHLVYEIADTINAQSTQRLCRQLLRKHPGKKIYFICDNARYNRNKMLTEWADGQRIEFVYLPTYSPNLNLIERLWHFMRVKVLNSTYYEKSSEFEAAIVSFLGGIKLYKEELRSLLTLNFRTVGGTSVHLSQTSS from the coding sequence ATGTCGCTAATACTAACCAAGGATGAACTCGAAGCACTTCAGCTGGAACAAAACACAGCTGGGCTTTCAAAGCGGCGTTACCGCAAAGTAACGGTACTCATCATGCTGCACCAAGGCCATTCGGTCAAGACAATCGAGGCGGCATTGGGTATTGACGACAATACGATCTATCGTTACCAGCGCGCCTATTACAAAGCCGGTCTGTCCGACTTTCTGGACGATAGCTATGTAGCTTACACCGGTCGGTTAACTGACAAGCAAGAAGAAGCCTTAGCTAAGCATCTGGATGACTACCTATACCCTGATGCAAAATCCATTGCTGCCTACGTCCTCGAGCGCTTTGGGGTAGACTACAGCGTTGGCGGTATGACCGATTTGTTGCACCGGCTTGGTTTCGTGTTTAAGAAGAGCAAGTCCGTGCCGGCTAAGGCTGACGAAGAAGCACAGCGTGCCTTCGTTGAGGAAGAACTACCCGCGCTTTTAGAAGAGGTAGCCACCGGCGATGCAGTTGTTTACTATGCTGATGGCTGTCATCCTACTCACAATACAAAGACGAGTCGCGGCTGGATACGCAAGGGGGAAGATTTCGAAGTGGATTGCAACAATGGTCGACAGCGAGTGAATATTAATGCGGCCGTCAATGCGCTCAAGCCGGAACATTTAGTATACGAGATTGCTGACACCATCAATGCTCAGTCTACTCAGCGTTTATGCCGCCAGTTACTACGCAAACATCCGGGCAAAAAGATTTACTTCATTTGTGACAACGCTCGCTACAATCGCAACAAGATGCTAACGGAGTGGGCGGATGGCCAACGGATCGAGTTCGTTTATCTACCAACCTACTCACCTAACCTAAACTTAATCGAGCGCCTATGGCACTTTATGCGAGTTAAGGTATTGAACTCAACTTATTACGAGAAGTCTAGTGAATTTGAAGCGGCCATCGTTTCATTTCTGGGTGGGATAAAATTGTATAAGGAAGAATTACGTAGCCTACTGACTTTAAACTTCAGGACAGTGGGAGGCACTTCCGTGCATTTGTCCCAAACCTCTTCGTGA
- a CDS encoding GNAT family N-acetyltransferase, whose product MFKQDVRITLARKKTELKQIIDLQRANLKAALSEEEATDQGFVTAVHDYDVLEEMNSATAAVIAKDGTRVVGYALAMTRDFADKVPTLTAVWEIQDGAELNGEILGNVNYLGMGQVCVDKEYRGRKLVDRMYKYLRTCYSLHYPYLITSIDEHNTRSRRVHQRMRFQELRTATAPTGQEWVVVGWDWRK is encoded by the coding sequence ATGTTCAAGCAAGACGTTCGCATCACCCTGGCCCGTAAAAAGACGGAACTCAAGCAGATCATTGACCTGCAACGGGCCAACCTGAAGGCGGCCCTCAGTGAGGAGGAGGCCACCGATCAGGGTTTCGTCACCGCCGTGCACGACTATGACGTCCTGGAAGAAATGAACAGCGCTACGGCCGCCGTCATCGCAAAGGACGGTACCCGCGTGGTTGGCTACGCCCTGGCCATGACGCGCGACTTCGCCGATAAGGTGCCTACCCTCACCGCCGTTTGGGAAATACAGGATGGTGCCGAACTCAACGGAGAAATACTCGGGAACGTCAACTACCTCGGGATGGGGCAGGTCTGCGTGGATAAGGAATACCGCGGCCGCAAACTGGTGGACCGGATGTATAAGTACCTGCGCACCTGCTACAGTTTGCACTACCCCTACCTCATCACCTCCATCGACGAGCATAACACCCGTTCCCGCCGCGTCCACCAACGAATGCGTTTTCAAGAACTGCGGACGGCCACGGCGCCCACCGGGCAGGAATGGGTCGTCGTCGGGTGGGACTGGCGTAAGTAG